Proteins from a single region of Fodinibius sp. Rm-B-1B1-1:
- a CDS encoding NifU family protein yields MPKIKEIERTPNPDAMRFVLGDPLTNGVTKSFEDASDAEHDELASALFDIDHVINVYYVDKYVTVTQDGDAVWSELLRQLAPPIREAKQQTDAEEDEEVHATKEVQETDDPRLQEINQLLDEQVRPYLLADGGGLKILGLDGNRLKVHYQGACGTCPTATSGTLYAIESMVKRIDPEIQVVSV; encoded by the coding sequence ATGCCAAAGATCAAAGAAATTGAACGCACCCCAAATCCCGATGCCATGCGTTTTGTATTGGGAGATCCCCTGACCAATGGAGTTACAAAATCATTTGAAGATGCTTCAGACGCCGAACATGATGAATTGGCGTCAGCACTTTTCGATATCGATCACGTAATTAATGTGTATTACGTTGATAAATATGTGACGGTAACCCAAGACGGTGATGCGGTTTGGTCAGAGCTTCTTCGTCAACTCGCTCCCCCCATTCGTGAGGCGAAGCAGCAAACAGATGCCGAGGAAGATGAGGAAGTACATGCTACGAAAGAGGTTCAGGAAACGGATGATCCTCGACTTCAAGAAATTAACCAGCTACTTGATGAGCAGGTTCGACCATATTTGCTTGCTGATGGAGGTGGGCTTAAGATCTTGGGTCTTGACGGCAACCGTTTGAAAGTCCACTACCAGGGAGCCTGTGGGACTTGCCCAACGGCTACCAGCGGAACACTTTATGCT
- a CDS encoding cysteine desulfurase → MAEAATKTKQNVDFSRIREQFPVLSQEVKGQPLVYLDNAASSQMPTRVADRIDAYHRNEHANVHRGIHTLSQKATDAYEETRKKVQQFINAEHQEEIIYTTGTTDSINLVAHSFGDRFIDEGDEILISEIEHHANIVPWQMVAERKGAKVQVIPVNDDGDIIWDEYVNLLNEKTAIVAVGHVSNALGTVHPVKKMIAKAHEYEIPVLVDGAQAVPHTPVDVQDLSADFYAFSAHKMCGPTGFGILYGKKQYLDKMPPYRGGGDMIDKVSFEETTYNITPHKFEAGTPPIAAGIGFGETISFLEEVGMQNIADKEHQLLSYGTKQLQSIDGIRIIGTSQEKASVLSFVHNNIHAADIGTILDQQGIAIRTGHHCAQPTMRRFNVPATARASLSFYNTKDDIDRLIEGIKKAISIFNDS, encoded by the coding sequence ATGGCTGAAGCTGCAACAAAAACCAAGCAAAATGTAGATTTTTCTCGCATTCGAGAACAGTTTCCTGTCCTTTCGCAAGAGGTCAAGGGACAGCCCTTGGTATACCTTGATAATGCAGCTTCAAGCCAGATGCCTACGCGGGTAGCAGATCGTATCGATGCCTATCATCGCAACGAGCATGCAAATGTACACCGTGGTATTCATACGCTCAGCCAAAAAGCGACTGATGCTTATGAGGAGACTCGTAAAAAGGTGCAGCAGTTCATCAATGCTGAGCACCAAGAGGAAATCATCTATACCACTGGGACAACCGATTCAATAAATTTGGTAGCCCATAGTTTTGGTGACCGGTTTATTGATGAAGGGGACGAGATTTTAATCTCAGAAATTGAGCATCACGCAAATATTGTTCCCTGGCAGATGGTTGCCGAACGAAAGGGAGCCAAGGTACAAGTTATCCCTGTTAACGATGATGGTGATATCATCTGGGATGAGTATGTGAATCTACTTAATGAAAAAACTGCAATTGTCGCTGTCGGACACGTTTCAAATGCTTTAGGCACCGTTCATCCCGTTAAAAAGATGATTGCCAAAGCTCATGAATATGAGATCCCCGTATTGGTGGATGGAGCCCAAGCCGTACCACATACGCCTGTCGATGTTCAAGATTTGAGCGCCGACTTTTACGCTTTTTCAGCGCATAAGATGTGTGGTCCTACCGGCTTTGGCATTCTCTATGGCAAGAAGCAATATCTTGATAAGATGCCTCCATATCGCGGTGGAGGAGATATGATTGACAAAGTTTCGTTTGAAGAAACTACGTATAATATTACCCCTCATAAATTTGAGGCAGGCACGCCGCCCATTGCAGCGGGCATTGGCTTTGGTGAAACGATCTCATTCTTGGAAGAAGTTGGGATGCAAAATATTGCTGACAAAGAACACCAGTTACTTTCATATGGTACAAAGCAGCTACAGTCGATAGATGGTATTCGTATCATCGGTACATCTCAAGAAAAAGCCTCTGTGCTTTCTTTTGTACATAATAATATTCATGCCGCTGACATTGGTACAATTTTAGATCAGCAGGGCATAGCCATTCGTACTGGCCACCATTGTGCACAACCGACGATGCGTCGATTTAATGTACCCGCTACAGCACGAGCGTCACTCTCATTCTATAACACTAAGGATGATATCGACCGTTTAATCGAAGGAATTAAAAAAGCGATATCTATTTTTAACGACTCATAA
- the sufD gene encoding Fe-S cluster assembly protein SufD: protein MGNVKKQERTFLQDLLNFQGSLNGKSKFLDEVRLKGAEEVRNIPFPTKKIEEWKFISLRDLYKDSYTLASDVDVELPDISEHYLPESEGARMVFVNGTFSAEHSSTDDIPDEVVIGNIAKLAEEDNELLKGHLNKYLENNFEEDIFSSFNKAFLTDGVFVYVPEGLTVDVPLHMLFVQTDADEKYFTTSRSVVVADKESEVTIVEDHIGLGDNKYFNLPVVEVNAEEESYVKHTKIQRDSKEAIHIARTAAFVHHHADYESYTITRGAKLSRNEPRISQRDEEVEFTVDGLVLIDGDQVSDTHSVMDHRFSHCESHQLHKCVITGKAHSVFNGKIFVRKDAQKIDSFQENRNLLLSRKGLVNTKPQLEIFADDVVCTHGATVGQLEEDELFYLKSRGLNDQQAREMLIYAFALETIENITVDSVQELLVDEVHKFTENQLDSKLTV from the coding sequence ATGGGTAACGTGAAAAAACAAGAACGAACGTTTTTACAAGACTTACTTAACTTTCAGGGTTCACTGAATGGCAAGTCTAAATTCTTAGACGAAGTACGCCTCAAAGGGGCAGAGGAAGTTCGCAATATTCCATTTCCTACAAAGAAGATTGAAGAATGGAAGTTTATCAGTCTCCGAGATCTATATAAAGATTCATATACTTTGGCCTCGGACGTGGATGTTGAACTCCCAGATATCAGCGAGCATTACCTGCCGGAAAGTGAAGGCGCACGCATGGTATTCGTCAATGGAACATTTTCTGCGGAGCATTCTTCTACGGATGATATTCCCGATGAGGTCGTTATAGGAAATATCGCTAAACTGGCCGAAGAGGATAACGAGCTTCTCAAAGGACACCTCAACAAATATCTTGAGAATAATTTTGAGGAAGATATTTTCTCTTCATTTAATAAGGCCTTTTTAACTGACGGTGTGTTTGTCTATGTCCCTGAAGGACTTACGGTTGATGTACCGTTGCACATGCTTTTTGTTCAAACGGATGCCGATGAGAAGTACTTTACAACGTCACGCAGTGTCGTTGTTGCCGATAAAGAATCAGAAGTAACAATTGTTGAAGATCATATCGGACTTGGCGACAACAAGTATTTCAATTTGCCTGTTGTAGAAGTTAATGCTGAAGAAGAGTCATATGTGAAACACACTAAGATTCAGCGCGATAGCAAGGAGGCTATCCACATTGCACGAACGGCTGCTTTTGTACATCATCATGCTGATTACGAGTCATATACAATTACACGAGGTGCCAAGCTTTCACGTAACGAGCCTCGTATTTCGCAACGTGATGAAGAAGTTGAGTTTACGGTAGATGGACTTGTACTTATTGATGGCGACCAGGTTTCTGATACGCACTCCGTGATGGATCACCGTTTCTCGCACTGCGAAAGTCACCAGTTGCACAAATGTGTGATCACGGGTAAGGCACACTCCGTATTTAATGGAAAGATTTTTGTCCGTAAAGACGCGCAAAAGATCGATTCTTTCCAAGAGAACCGGAACCTGTTGCTTTCTCGCAAGGGATTGGTCAACACCAAACCTCAACTTGAGATTTTTGCTGATGATGTAGTCTGTACACACGGTGCTACTGTAGGACAGCTTGAAGAAGATGAGCTATTCTACCTTAAAAGCCGCGGGTTGAATGACCAGCAGGCACGCGAAATGCTTATTTACGCTTTCGCACTCGAAACCATCGAAAATATTACAGTCGACTCTGTGCAAGAACTACTGGTAGATGAAGTCCACAAATTCACTGAGAATCAACTCGATTCTAAACTTACAGTATAA
- the sufC gene encoding Fe-S cluster assembly ATPase SufC, with translation MLEIKDLHVCVEEDPSEEILKGVNLTINDGEIHAIMGPNGSGKSTLSKVVAGHEAYEVTQGDILYNGESILELEADERAHLGIFLAFQYPVEVPGVTNKNLLRQAYNTIAQEQGREELDPLQFEDYAHEKLELVDMDPAFLDRSVNAGFSGGEKKRNEIFQMAVLNPKLSFLDETDSGLDIDALKIVANGINQISSEDNAVVLVTHYQRILDYVTPDHVHVMIDGKIAKSGDKDLAIKLEEQGYDWITDAVSVNGEQQ, from the coding sequence GTGTTAGAAATCAAAGATTTACATGTTTGTGTTGAAGAGGATCCATCAGAAGAGATCCTTAAAGGAGTTAACTTGACTATTAATGACGGTGAGATCCATGCAATTATGGGTCCCAATGGGAGTGGTAAAAGTACTCTTTCTAAAGTTGTAGCAGGACATGAGGCCTACGAAGTTACACAAGGCGATATCCTGTATAACGGAGAAAGTATTTTAGAACTTGAGGCTGATGAACGTGCTCATTTAGGTATTTTTCTCGCTTTCCAATATCCTGTTGAAGTGCCCGGCGTAACAAATAAGAATTTGCTTCGCCAGGCATACAATACCATTGCTCAAGAACAGGGACGTGAAGAGCTGGATCCCCTTCAGTTTGAGGATTATGCCCATGAGAAGCTGGAACTCGTTGACATGGATCCCGCATTTTTGGATCGTAGTGTCAATGCCGGATTCAGTGGTGGTGAGAAGAAACGTAATGAGATTTTCCAGATGGCAGTACTCAATCCCAAGCTCTCGTTCCTCGATGAAACGGACTCTGGATTGGATATTGATGCCCTGAAGATTGTTGCCAATGGCATTAATCAGATCTCAAGTGAAGATAACGCCGTTGTTCTAGTAACACACTACCAGCGCATTTTGGATTACGTAACGCCCGATCACGTGCACGTAATGATCGACGGCAAGATTGCCAAGTCCGGCGATAAAGATCTGGCCATTAAGCTTGAAGAGCAAGGCTATGATTGGATAACTGACGCAGTATCTGTAAATGGTGAACAGCAATAA
- the sufB gene encoding Fe-S cluster assembly protein SufB, producing MSETEALESMVGGEYKYGFTTDVEYEDFPKGINEDIIREISRRKDEPEWVLEFRLEAFEKWKQMEEPDWPNVEYEKPDFDNIQYYSSTKKKDGKKNPDSLDDVDPQILETYEKLGIPLEEQKQLQGIAVDAVFDSESIFTTFKEKLADAGVIFCSISEAIQDHPELVKEYMGSVVPKGDNFYAALNSAVFSDGSFVYVPEDTVCPMELSTYFRINNMQSGQFERTLIICEDNSHVSYLEGCTAPQYQQNQLHAAVVELVALEDAEIKYSTIQNWYSGDEEGQGGIFNFVTKRGHCRGDNSKISWTQVETGSAITWKYPSVIMQGDNSVGEFYSVAVTNNRQQADTGTKMIHVGKNTKSTIISKGISAGKSHNSYRGLVKISPRAEGAQNYSVCDSMLIGQTCGAHTFPYIESANPTAKVEHEASTSRVGEDQIFYLQQRGMDEDDAISLIVNGFAKEVLQELPMEFAVEADKLLGIKLEGSVG from the coding sequence ATGAGTGAAACTGAAGCGTTAGAATCCATGGTTGGTGGTGAGTATAAGTATGGTTTTACCACCGATGTGGAATATGAAGATTTTCCCAAGGGTATCAATGAGGATATCATCCGCGAAATTTCTCGTCGCAAAGATGAGCCGGAATGGGTACTTGAATTCCGTCTGGAAGCTTTTGAAAAATGGAAGCAGATGGAAGAGCCCGACTGGCCGAATGTAGAGTACGAGAAGCCGGACTTTGATAACATCCAGTATTATTCTTCAACAAAAAAGAAGGATGGCAAGAAGAATCCGGATAGTCTGGATGATGTTGATCCGCAAATTTTGGAGACCTATGAAAAGTTAGGGATTCCCCTTGAAGAGCAGAAGCAGCTGCAAGGTATCGCTGTTGATGCTGTTTTCGACAGTGAGTCTATTTTTACCACTTTTAAGGAAAAGCTTGCTGATGCGGGCGTTATTTTCTGCTCTATCTCTGAAGCTATTCAGGACCACCCCGAGCTGGTGAAAGAATATATGGGATCGGTTGTTCCCAAGGGTGATAACTTTTATGCCGCATTGAACTCGGCTGTATTTTCAGATGGATCATTTGTATACGTTCCCGAAGATACGGTTTGTCCAATGGAGCTTTCTACGTATTTCCGTATTAATAACATGCAATCGGGACAGTTTGAGCGTACACTTATTATCTGTGAGGATAATAGTCACGTAAGTTACCTCGAAGGGTGTACGGCACCGCAATACCAACAAAACCAGTTGCACGCAGCTGTTGTTGAATTAGTTGCCCTTGAAGATGCTGAGATTAAATACTCAACCATTCAGAACTGGTATTCCGGTGATGAAGAAGGGCAGGGCGGAATCTTTAACTTTGTGACGAAGCGAGGACATTGCCGTGGAGACAATTCCAAGATTTCCTGGACGCAGGTAGAAACAGGATCTGCCATTACGTGGAAGTATCCAAGCGTAATTATGCAGGGAGATAACTCTGTTGGTGAGTTTTATTCTGTGGCGGTAACAAATAATCGTCAGCAGGCAGATACCGGCACGAAGATGATTCACGTCGGTAAAAACACGAAGAGCACTATCATTTCGAAGGGCATTTCTGCGGGTAAATCTCATAACAGCTACCGCGGACTTGTTAAAATCAGTCCTCGAGCTGAGGGAGCACAGAATTACTCGGTTTGTGACTCAATGCTTATTGGGCAGACTTGTGGGGCGCATACCTTCCCATATATCGAATCGGCTAACCCGACAGCAAAAGTAGAACATGAGGCATCGACCAGCCGCGTAGGTGAAGATCAGATCTTTTATCTGCAACAACGTGGTATGGATGAAGATGATGCAATTTCGCTTATCGTTAATGGTTTTGCTAAAGAAGTATTACAAGAACTGCCGATGGAGTTTGCCGTTGAAGCTGACAAATTGCTCGGTATTAAGCTCGAAGGCAGTGTAGGTTAA
- the pta gene encoding phosphate acetyltransferase — MSANTNIIQQIRERASKQNKTIVFPESSDSRVLQATVFLIQNQICNVQLIGSNREIADIAHRSGVVLPDEISYLNSNTVQDKDELIDYLYQRRKHKGVTKDEAMQALNDPLYLGATLVATNRADGCVAGSMATTGDVIRAAIHSIGLRQGNNTVSSTFLMALEGQPPLTYADCGVVPYPDVEQLADIAIESARTHKLLTREESKVAMLSFSTKGSAQHERTELVVKATKRIQQKAPQLTVDGELQFDAAFVPEIAQRKAPGSPIKGQGNVFVFPNLDAGNIAYKITERLAGASATGPILQGLAKPMMDLSRGCHWQDIVNAACVAILMGE; from the coding sequence ATGAGTGCCAATACTAATATTATTCAACAGATCAGAGAACGGGCTTCCAAACAAAACAAGACCATTGTATTCCCCGAGTCGAGTGATTCACGAGTATTACAAGCCACTGTTTTTTTAATTCAGAACCAGATTTGTAATGTCCAACTCATCGGAAGCAACAGGGAGATAGCCGATATAGCACATCGGTCAGGAGTAGTGCTTCCTGATGAAATCAGTTATTTGAACTCTAATACTGTGCAAGACAAAGATGAGCTAATCGATTACCTGTATCAACGGCGGAAGCATAAAGGGGTTACGAAAGATGAGGCTATGCAAGCACTTAACGACCCATTGTATTTGGGGGCGACGCTGGTGGCTACCAACAGGGCGGATGGTTGTGTGGCTGGATCGATGGCCACGACTGGAGACGTTATCCGTGCAGCCATTCACAGCATTGGGCTTCGGCAAGGAAATAATACGGTTTCCAGTACTTTTTTGATGGCTCTCGAAGGACAGCCGCCACTAACATACGCCGATTGTGGAGTAGTACCATATCCGGATGTCGAACAGCTGGCCGATATTGCTATTGAATCGGCCCGTACTCATAAATTGTTGACCCGAGAAGAATCCAAGGTGGCAATGCTTTCCTTTTCGACCAAAGGCAGTGCTCAACACGAACGAACAGAGCTTGTAGTAAAAGCTACAAAACGTATCCAACAAAAAGCCCCACAGCTAACTGTTGATGGTGAACTACAGTTTGATGCTGCTTTTGTCCCCGAAATCGCTCAGCGCAAAGCACCTGGCTCTCCTATAAAAGGGCAGGGTAACGTGTTTGTTTTTCCTAACTTAGATGCTGGTAACATCGCTTATAAAATTACCGAACGGTTGGCCGGGGCATCGGCAACGGGCCCTATTCTGCAGGGGCTGGCTAAACCTATGATGGATCTTTCACGGGGTTGCCACTGGCAAGATATTGTTAACGCTGCCTGCGTTGCTATTTTAATGGGAGAATAG
- a CDS encoding caspase family protein produces the protein MLSGFLGSCTSARWTVQEKQSVDHSESEIVRENYFLQQSGEINSGNPVLSLELFTKTEYEYPQRVLVQRTIQDYQLRWGSVALGIGGATMAFYLANATDFGHDTSTKRWTLNGMGALMLASGFLNMKAVGDPQPTGEERYLRSTGTTTEIDTMPANSSIDTTASVYMLYNDLIIFEDNNQQLSNGKLNIPVGDALEDLNLSGANPGSVTVEVLFADSLYQYEYPIESVLQPYAVVNDQLTALRSSANENDDNVLADLVEGSELKINNINDEWYQVLYGISETYIKKSSADIIWRSEDYTIEDQVAVPRVPFGNVDVESNIPVLNQQNNNAKALLVVNQNYEEPLNTRNFAFRDGRLIRSYLENALGYKEEDIHQLADIPDSDTLNTVLSSIQESANDSTEFFVYFSGYGTIETQNSANELQLLTVPSEAKTDSTISLRSIFSEIGKVSSAKTIVLSDIDFSASNQKGRTPENQQQKIMEYTVSPLTDAHPNSSILFGARLNNVSGLYMSQGVEKMHHIFPYFFARALQERRTTISDIYQYLERNVSYTSRKLYDRPQSPLLFGNTQLNIVSE, from the coding sequence ATGTTATCGGGCTTTTTGGGTTCGTGTACCAGTGCTCGATGGACTGTGCAGGAAAAACAGTCTGTCGACCATTCAGAATCTGAAATTGTTCGGGAAAATTATTTCTTACAGCAAAGTGGAGAAATAAATTCTGGAAATCCTGTCCTGAGTCTTGAATTATTTACTAAAACGGAATATGAATATCCGCAACGGGTTTTGGTACAGCGAACCATACAAGATTATCAATTGCGATGGGGATCGGTTGCTTTAGGGATAGGAGGGGCCACCATGGCATTTTATCTGGCCAATGCAACTGATTTTGGTCATGACACCTCTACCAAAAGATGGACCTTAAATGGAATGGGCGCATTAATGCTTGCTTCAGGCTTTTTAAATATGAAAGCCGTAGGTGATCCACAACCCACCGGTGAAGAACGGTACCTTCGGAGTACTGGTACTACAACAGAAATTGATACCATGCCAGCCAATAGTTCTATTGATACTACGGCATCGGTTTATATGCTCTACAATGATCTGATTATTTTTGAAGATAACAATCAACAATTATCAAACGGCAAGCTCAATATTCCTGTAGGAGATGCTCTTGAGGATCTAAATTTATCCGGTGCTAACCCCGGTAGTGTAACGGTTGAGGTTTTGTTTGCCGATTCCCTTTATCAATATGAATATCCTATAGAATCTGTCTTGCAGCCTTATGCTGTAGTTAATGATCAACTAACAGCCTTACGAAGCAGTGCTAATGAGAATGACGATAATGTACTGGCAGATCTTGTAGAGGGCAGCGAATTGAAGATCAATAACATTAATGACGAATGGTATCAAGTATTGTATGGCATATCAGAAACCTATATCAAAAAATCTTCTGCTGATATCATCTGGCGATCCGAAGATTATACGATAGAAGATCAGGTTGCCGTACCCCGCGTACCTTTTGGCAATGTGGATGTTGAAAGCAATATCCCTGTACTAAATCAGCAGAATAATAATGCTAAGGCATTACTGGTTGTAAATCAAAATTACGAAGAGCCGCTAAACACACGCAATTTTGCCTTTCGGGATGGCCGACTCATTCGAAGTTACTTGGAAAATGCTTTGGGATATAAGGAAGAAGATATTCACCAGTTAGCTGATATCCCCGACAGTGATACGCTTAATACGGTACTTTCATCCATCCAAGAAAGTGCTAATGACAGCACCGAATTCTTTGTCTATTTCAGTGGGTATGGAACCATCGAAACACAAAATAGTGCTAATGAACTGCAGCTGTTAACTGTTCCGTCAGAAGCCAAAACTGACTCAACCATATCGCTGCGTAGTATATTTAGCGAAATTGGAAAGGTATCATCAGCGAAGACTATTGTCCTTAGCGACATCGATTTCTCGGCAAGCAATCAGAAGGGTAGAACACCAGAAAATCAGCAACAGAAAATCATGGAGTATACGGTTTCGCCATTAACTGATGCCCATCCGAATAGTTCTATTCTGTTTGGAGCCCGACTCAACAACGTGTCTGGCTTGTATATGTCGCAAGGTGTGGAAAAAATGCATCATATTTTCCCATATTTCTTTGCCCGAGCCCTGCAAGAACGCCGAACGACTATTTCTGATATCTATCAATACCTTGAGCGAAATGTCTCGTACACATCACGCAAACTTTACGACCGCCCTCAATCACCGCTGCTATTCGGCAATACTCAACTTAATATAGTCAGTGAATAA
- a CDS encoding NUDIX domain-containing protein, protein MKRLIDVYPYSYVSNEVKFLILKRTHNVIYGGQWRMVGGKVQQDETAFEAGVRELCEETNLKPTLFWVLPSINQFYDMKSDAVKQIPAFGAEVDKNANIVLNHEHEDWKWISQDKIDTYIQWPEQKRLMNLLADIVTSNQILEEWIIAS, encoded by the coding sequence ATGAAACGCCTTATTGATGTTTATCCCTATAGCTACGTAAGTAATGAGGTGAAATTCCTTATTTTAAAACGTACTCATAATGTTATATACGGCGGACAATGGCGGATGGTTGGAGGAAAAGTTCAACAAGATGAAACAGCTTTTGAAGCAGGGGTTCGGGAACTTTGCGAAGAAACGAATTTAAAACCTACACTATTTTGGGTGCTTCCATCCATAAATCAATTTTATGATATGAAAAGCGATGCCGTAAAGCAGATTCCTGCTTTTGGAGCAGAAGTCGACAAAAATGCTAACATCGTATTAAATCACGAGCATGAAGATTGGAAATGGATTTCCCAAGATAAGATAGATACCTATATTCAATGGCCGGAACAGAAACGGCTGATGAACTTATTAGCAGATATTGTAACATCAAATCAAATTTTAGAGGAGTGGATCATAGCATCGTAG
- a CDS encoding UDP-glucuronic acid decarboxylase family protein — MADSTSQKKRVLITGGAGFLGSHLCDRYLKEGYDVICMDNLLTGSADNIAHLMGNNSFKFINHDVTNFIHVKGNLDLILHFASPASPVDYLEMPIQTLKVGSLGTHKALGLAKEKDARFLLASTSEVYGDPLTHPQKETYWGNVNPIGHRGVYDEAKRFAEAMTMGYHRYHGIDTRVVRIFNTYGSRMRLHDGRALPTFMRQALSGEPLTVYGDGSQTRSFMYVDDLVEGVWRLSKSDFVEPINIGNPEEITILEFAKEIIELTGSDSDIIFKELPKDDPQVRQPDIGRAKEVLNWEPTVDRKEGLAEALSYFKAQVIDT; from the coding sequence TTGGCAGATTCCACATCGCAAAAAAAACGTGTTCTCATTACAGGAGGAGCAGGGTTTTTAGGTTCACATCTCTGTGATCGCTACCTTAAAGAAGGGTACGATGTTATCTGCATGGATAACCTTCTAACGGGTAGTGCCGATAATATTGCTCATCTTATGGGTAATAACTCGTTTAAGTTTATCAATCACGATGTTACAAACTTTATCCATGTAAAAGGGAATTTAGATCTCATCCTGCATTTTGCATCCCCGGCATCTCCTGTAGATTATCTGGAAATGCCTATTCAGACATTGAAGGTAGGCTCACTTGGAACGCATAAAGCACTGGGACTGGCGAAAGAGAAGGATGCTCGGTTTTTGCTGGCTTCTACAAGCGAAGTCTATGGCGACCCGCTCACACATCCTCAGAAAGAAACTTATTGGGGCAATGTAAATCCCATTGGACACCGTGGAGTATATGACGAGGCCAAACGTTTTGCAGAAGCAATGACGATGGGATACCACCGCTATCATGGAATTGATACGCGTGTTGTACGGATATTCAACACCTACGGCTCGCGCATGCGTTTGCACGATGGCCGGGCACTACCAACATTTATGCGACAGGCATTAAGTGGCGAACCATTGACGGTCTATGGGGATGGTTCGCAAACGCGCTCGTTTATGTATGTAGATGATCTTGTAGAAGGAGTTTGGAGACTTTCTAAATCTGATTTTGTAGAACCTATAAACATTGGAAACCCCGAGGAAATAACCATCCTGGAATTTGCTAAAGAGATAATCGAACTGACCGGTTCGGATAGCGATATTATCTTCAAAGAACTTCCAAAAGACGATCCCCAGGTACGTCAGCCGGATATTGGTCGGGCCAAAGAAGTATTAAATTGGGAGCCAACGGTAGACCGGAAGGAAGGATTAGCGGAGGCTCTGAGCTATTTTAAAGCCCAAGTCATAGATACGTAG
- a CDS encoding UDP-glucose/GDP-mannose dehydrogenase family protein: MNIAVIGTGYVGLVSGTCFADSGNNVTCVDIDESKIDQLNDGQIPIYEPGLETIFARSQREGRLQFTTDIAEAVPTADIVFLCLPTPPGGDGQADLSAVMAVAKQLGPIVDHYTVIVNKSTVPVGTGDRVENIIADHVDPELFDVVSNPEFLREGAAVEDFKYPERVVIGTESEQAAEIMTTLYEPFVRSGNPIITMDRRSAELTKYAANAMLATKITFMNEMANICEKVGANVDHIRRGIGTDSRIGKRFLFAGIGYGGSCFPKDVQAIHHTAAQHGYDFKIVDSVMQVNNAQKVSIVRKMEAYYDTDDFSGMTFGIWGLSFKPETDDIREAPALYIAEELVKRGAKLLAYDPEAIGTFKQATSQAVLDNTTFVHDQKAALNGADALVICTEWNEFRRPTIDNFGDEMKTPVIFDGRNLYDLKRAEKAGITYISVGRPAIGVEKNKIVEEAEE, from the coding sequence ATGAATATAGCAGTGATAGGAACGGGATATGTGGGGCTGGTCAGCGGGACCTGCTTTGCCGATTCCGGCAACAACGTAACGTGCGTGGATATTGATGAAAGCAAAATTGACCAGCTTAACGATGGCCAGATTCCGATTTACGAGCCGGGCCTGGAAACCATCTTTGCCCGCAGCCAGCGGGAGGGGCGGCTGCAGTTTACCACCGATATCGCCGAGGCAGTGCCCACCGCCGACATCGTCTTTCTGTGCCTGCCGACCCCGCCGGGCGGCGACGGGCAAGCCGACCTGAGCGCGGTGATGGCCGTGGCCAAACAGCTTGGTCCCATTGTCGACCACTATACGGTGATTGTCAACAAATCCACCGTGCCGGTGGGGACCGGCGACCGTGTGGAGAATATTATTGCCGACCACGTGGACCCGGAGCTGTTTGATGTGGTCTCCAACCCGGAGTTCCTGCGGGAAGGGGCCGCCGTCGAAGATTTTAAATATCCCGAACGCGTGGTGATCGGCACCGAAAGCGAGCAGGCCGCCGAGATTATGACTACCCTCTATGAGCCGTTTGTCCGCTCCGGCAACCCCATTATTACGATGGACCGCCGCAGCGCCGAGCTGACCAAGTACGCGGCCAACGCCATGCTGGCGACCAAGATTACTTTTATGAACGAAATGGCCAACATCTGCGAGAAGGTGGGCGCCAACGTTGACCATATCCGCCGCGGCATCGGCACCGACTCCCGTATCGGCAAGCGCTTTCTGTTTGCCGGCATCGGCTACGGGGGCAGTTGCTTCCCCAAAGATGTGCAGGCCATCCACCATACGGCCGCCCAGCACGGCTACGACTTCAAGATTGTAGATTCAGTGATGCAGGTGAACAACGCCCAGAAGGTCTCTATCGTCCGAAAGATGGAAGCCTACTACGACACCGACGACTTCAGCGGGATGACCTTCGGGATCTGGGGACTGTCCTTTAAGCCCGAAACCGACGACATCCGCGAAGCCCCGGCGCTGTATATTGCTGAAGAGCTCGTTAAGCGAGGCGCGAAACTGCTGGCTTACGACCCCGAAGCAATCGGCACGTTCAAGCAAGCGACGAGCCAAGCGGTGCTGGACAACACGACCTTTGTCCACGACCAAAAAGCCGCCCTCAACGGCGCCGACGCGCTGGTGATCTGCACGGAGTGGAATGAGTTTCGCCGGCCGACCATCGATAACTTTGGCGACGAGATGAAAACTCCGGTTATTTTTGACGGACGCAACCTCTATGACCTTAAACGAGCCGAAAAAGCCGGTATTACTTATATCAGTGTGGGTCGGCCAGCAATTGGCGTGGAGAAAAATAAGATTGTTGAAGAAGCTGAAGAATAA